TCAGGATCTTCTTGACGGTGGCGACATAGTAGCCACCATCATCGATGCATCCGGACACGTCTTCGGACTCGGTGCGCGGCACGTAGCCGATCTTGTGTCCGTCCGTCAAAGTGACAGCTACGGCGCATTCATCTTTTGGATTATCGGGTTCGGGGCAGAGCCTGACACGATCACCAACACTGAGGCATTGGGCGATGATCGAATGGCGGCCTTCAAAATGGACGCCTGCCACCATGAAATCGAAGTCGTCCACTGGCGAGCGGCGTAGATGTTCCTCAAGTTCTCGGCGGCGTTGTTCGTCTTTAGCAGCCTTCTCGGCAGCCTTGTGTTTGACTTCGACACTTTTTCTGGCGGCTTTGGCTGTTCGGCGCGCTTCGGGCGGCAGCACCTTCTCGATTGCCTCCAGCAGCTCTCGTTGCTCATCGCGTGAAATGTGGCCATCGGCAATGATCCTGGACAGAGTTTCTGTCAGGAAGGCGATGCCGGGTAGGTCAGCATGCCGGTTCTGGCGCAGCCAAGCCGCAAGCTCGAGCACCTCATCCTTCGACAACTTTCCGTCGGCCGTGATTCCCTGGCAGAGCGAAAACAGCTCGGCCCCAAGGCCATCTTGGAGCTGTGCCTTGGTGAGCGAGACGCGTGGGTTGGTTTGGCGTGCATCGCCCATAATTCGGCCCACGCCTGAAGGATGACGGGGTTGTCGCTTTTCCGGCGACCTTGTCGGGACGCTTTGAAAGTATCCGATGGGCAGCCGAAATCAACTTTTTGATTGGCGGTTAAAGGGGACGCGCCGATGGATCGCCAATTCCTGCGTGGACACCTACCGTAGACGCGGCGCCGCTTTGCGCAGAGCCCAACCTCAACCGCCGTGCCGATGGCCCATATCAAATGCACCATTTGGCCGTCAGCCGGGCAGCGCGATGAGGCACCATTTGGCGGTCAATGGATACGCGTCTTGGGCAGCATCATCTGCCGGCTGCTGGACCGAGCCACCATTTGGTGCTCAACGGCGAGCAAGCCCTGCAAGAGTTTAGGCTCGGCGAGCATTCGGTCAGGACTCCGCAAGTGCCGCGCGTCACCGTGGTTCGCCTTGATCTGGCAGGCTAAATATTTAGGATCGCTGCTCCACCCGGGACAAGTACGTGGGTTACGATGGGGGCAGACTCTCGCAGCTTCGCGTGCAGCTATGGCAGAGGACGCTTCTGTCAGGCCGACACGCGGCTCGACTTCAAGTGATTTACTTCGGAGGTCTTCGCGATGAGAACGCCCAGCGCTTTTCCAATCTTGGTCTTCGTCGTAATTCTTGGCGTCGGCCTAGGAATAGCATACGCCCTCTATGGCCCTTCGGATCACGTGGAAAGCAGGTGGATTGCTGCCTGCACTGTAGTGATTGCCGTGGTAGTTTCTTCCGCAATTCGGATTGCAAATCAGTGGGAAAAGGCAGTGATCTTGCGGCTTGGCCATTTCCGCTCGCTGGAAGGCCCAGGGCTGTTCTTCATTATTCCAATAATCGACACCGTCCCCTACTGGATTGACACCCGCGTGCTCACGGCTTCGTTCAAGGCAGAAAAGACCCTGACAAAAGATACGGTGCCGGTGGACGTGGACGCCGTGCTCTTTTGGAAGGTCGTGGACCCCAAGAAGGCGGCCCTGGACGTTGCCGACTATCAGAGCGCCATCAGTTGGGCTTCTCAAACGGCTCTGCGTGACGTAATCGGCAAGACCATGCTTTCGGACATGCTGGAGGGCCGAGAGAAGATCAGCAGCGAGTTGCAGAAGATCATTGATGAGCGCACCGAGCCGTGGGGAATCAACGTGATTTCGGTGGAGGTCAAGGATGTGCTGATTCCTCCGGCATTGGAGGACGCGATGTCGATGCAAGCCCAAGCCGAAAGGGAACGTCAGGCCCGGGTGATCCTGGGAGATTCAGAGCGGCAGGTCGCCGAGAAGTTTGGAGAAGCGGCCAAGACCTACGCCAACAATCCTACCGCACTTCATTTGCGAGCGATGAACATGCTTTATGAGGGTCTGAAACAGAACGCCACCATCGTCATTGTGCCCAGTACCGCTGTTGAAACCATGCAACTCGGCAGCGTTGCCGGACTCACATCGCTGACGATGGGGCTGGGCCAAGAGCATGCAAGGAAACAGCAGGAAGGTGAGCGTAGCGACCGGTAGTGACTTCAACGACCGATTGCGACTTGACCGGCGA
The window above is part of the Pirellulales bacterium genome. Proteins encoded here:
- a CDS encoding HIRAN domain-containing protein, producing the protein MSKDEVLELAAWLRQNRHADLPGIAFLTETLSRIIADGHISRDEQRELLEAIEKVLPPEARRTAKAARKSVEVKHKAAEKAAKDEQRRRELEEHLRRSPVDDFDFMVAGVHFEGRHSIIAQCLSVGDRVRLCPEPDNPKDECAVAVTLTDGHKIGYVPRTESEDVSGCIDDGGYYVATVKKILTGGNYPIPVIVVEFYRDDQFELISDLCPDPCRVALPSVKAVWPAEPSPLSVFRVPIRPYSQPQKPWWKFW
- a CDS encoding slipin family protein, giving the protein MRTPSAFPILVFVVILGVGLGIAYALYGPSDHVESRWIAACTVVIAVVVSSAIRIANQWEKAVILRLGHFRSLEGPGLFFIIPIIDTVPYWIDTRVLTASFKAEKTLTKDTVPVDVDAVLFWKVVDPKKAALDVADYQSAISWASQTALRDVIGKTMLSDMLEGREKISSELQKIIDERTEPWGINVISVEVKDVLIPPALEDAMSMQAQAERERQARVILGDSERQVAEKFGEAAKTYANNPTALHLRAMNMLYEGLKQNATIVIVPSTAVETMQLGSVAGLTSLTMGLGQEHARKQQEGERSDR